A window of Pseudoalteromonas sp. MEBiC 03607 genomic DNA:
TATGAAGAAGACAATGAACTAAAAATGCGCTGTGAACTAGAGTTTAATATCCCTGTCGACGTTGATATTGATAATTTTAAAGTGAGCTTTGAAGATCTTTCTCGTAGTTTGAACGTAGATTATATCTTTAGACGCATTCGTTAAGGAGCACAGTATGAAAAAAATTAATCCTCTACAAGCAGGTGACACAGCCCCTGCTTTTAGTCTACAAAATCAAAACGATGAAACAATCGTGTTAGCCGATTTATTAAAAGAGCAGCAAGTACTGGTTTATTTTTATCCGAAAGCATCAACACCAGGTTGTACTGTACAAGCAGAGAACTTACGTGACGAAAAAGCTGAGCTTGCTAAATTTAACACCCGTATCGTTGGTATCAGTCCAGACCCAATCAAGCGTTTAAAAAACTTTGAAACCAAAAAAGAGCTGAACTTTGATTTATTAGCTGATGAAGATCATGCCATTGCAGATGCTTTTGGTATATGGGGCTATAAGAAGTTTATGGGTAAAGAATACGAAGGAATTCATCGTATTAGCTTCCTTGTAGGTCAAGACGGTAAAATCAAACACGTGTTTGATAAGTTCAAAACCAAAGACCATCATCAGGTTGTTTTAGATTATCTCGCGCAAAACTAATTTTTAAACAAAAAGCGTTACTTTTGGTAACGCTTTTTGCTAAGAATACTATCTTCACGTACAAAAAACCCAGCAATCGAGCTGGGTTTGTAATTTTAAAGCAGCAAAACAGATTATTAATCCATGATGTCTTCAGGCATATCGCCACGAATTTGCTGCCAAATTTCACCTGTTTGATGGCCATATTTACGCATCATCGAAATTGCACCATCATGTTCACGTCGCTCAGCAAGTTCTGTTAGGTCTTTATAGAACTGACGTGCTAATTCGCGTGTACGTGAGTCAGAGAAGTAGTGACAGCCAATTTTAGAGTAAAAACCTTTAAAGCCATTTAGTATCAACACGTAAATACGGTTATTAC
This region includes:
- the bcp gene encoding thioredoxin-dependent thiol peroxidase gives rise to the protein MKKINPLQAGDTAPAFSLQNQNDETIVLADLLKEQQVLVYFYPKASTPGCTVQAENLRDEKAELAKFNTRIVGISPDPIKRLKNFETKKELNFDLLADEDHAIADAFGIWGYKKFMGKEYEGIHRISFLVGQDGKIKHVFDKFKTKDHHQVVLDYLAQN